ACCGAGAGCCTGCCGCCGACGAGCTTTCGGAAGCTGTTGGAGATCAACGTCGAGGGTCCGTTTGCGGTAGTGCAGGCCGCCCTGCCGCACCTGCGCCGTTCGGCCAACGCGCACATCGTCAACATCGCTCCGCCGCTCAGCCTGAACCCCAAGTGGGTTGGCACCCACGTCGGGCACACCGTCGGCAAGTACGCCGAAAGCTTGCTCACCTTGGGCTGGGCTGACGAGTTCGCGTCGATACCGATCGCGGTGAACTCGCTGTGGCCCGCCACCACCGTTGCCAGCACCGGAATGCTGGCTGCGATGGGCGAAGCGGCCGTGCGCGCACAGGCTCGCAGCCCCCAGATCATGGCCGACGCCATCCACGCACTCGTGAGCCGACCGGCAGCGCAGTACAGCGGTCACTTCTGCACCGACGAGGAAATTCTCCGCGAAGACGGTGTCGAGGACCTTTCGAAGTACCTGCTGGCCGCCCGCGAAGAGGACCTGACGCCCAACTTCTATCTTCCGTCGACACCGCTGCCTGCGGGCTCGCGAGTCGCCAGATGAGTTCGTTCGACGAGCTCAGTGCGCACACCCCCGAGTTGGTCAAACTGCGCCTCGGGGTTCGCGACTTCTTGCGGTCCGATCGCGCCGAGTTCGGTTGGGCGCCAGCCGTCGACGCGTGGCTCGGCCAATGGGACGAAGGGTTTTCGGCACGCCTTGGCGCTGCGGGTTTCCTCGGATTGACGATCCCCAAGCAATACGGCGGCCACGAGTTGAGCCATCTGCATCGTTATGTGGTGACCGAGGAACTGATCGCCGCTGGTGCGCCGGTGGCCGCGCACTGGACGGCCGACCGCCAGGTCGCGCCGAGTCTATTGACCTACGGCACCGAAGCGCAACGCGAGCGCCTACTCCCCGAAATCGTTGCAGGCAAGCTCTATTCGTCGATCGGGATGAGCGAGCACGGTGCAGGATCCGATCTGGCGGCCGTTGCCACCAAGGCAGTACGGACAGACGGAGGCTGGCTACTGTCCGGCACCAAGGTGTGGACCAGCGGTGCTCACCATGCGCATCAGGTCGTGGTGTTGGCCCGCACCAGCCCACTGGATCCGAAGCGCCGGCACGCGGGATTGAGCCAGTTCCTGGTGCCCTGTGACGCCAAAGGCGTTCGCGTGGAACCCATCCTGCTGATGTCGGGGGCGCACCACTTCAACGAGGTGGTCCTGGACTCGGCCTTCGTCGCCGACGCCGACGTACTCGGTGAGATCGGCAAC
This is a stretch of genomic DNA from Mycobacterium sp. ELW1. It encodes these proteins:
- a CDS encoding SDR family oxidoreductase; translated protein: MNSPNGRTLSGRVVVVTGASRGIGAATAIRAAEDGAAVALLAKTATPHPKIAGTLADTAEAVARAGGQPLPLTCDVRDAAAVASAIDTIAEAFGGIDVVINNAGALDLRPTESLPPTSFRKLLEINVEGPFAVVQAALPHLRRSANAHIVNIAPPLSLNPKWVGTHVGHTVGKYAESLLTLGWADEFASIPIAVNSLWPATTVASTGMLAAMGEAAVRAQARSPQIMADAIHALVSRPAAQYSGHFCTDEEILREDGVEDLSKYLLAAREEDLTPNFYLPSTPLPAGSRVAR
- a CDS encoding acyl-CoA dehydrogenase family protein, yielding MSSFDELSAHTPELVKLRLGVRDFLRSDRAEFGWAPAVDAWLGQWDEGFSARLGAAGFLGLTIPKQYGGHELSHLHRYVVTEELIAAGAPVAAHWTADRQVAPSLLTYGTEAQRERLLPEIVAGKLYSSIGMSEHGAGSDLAAVATKAVRTDGGWLLSGTKVWTSGAHHAHQVVVLARTSPLDPKRRHAGLSQFLVPCDAKGVRVEPILLMSGAHHFNEVVLDSAFVADADVLGEIGNGWHQVTSELSFERSGPERILSTGPLLLAAIRALGSGSPPDDRTAADVGHLLAQLISLRQLSLSVARALTDGGDAANLAALVKDLGTRFEAESVELVADLMEGSPRPPELDAMLTTAWLHKPMFTLRGGTNEVLRGVVARGMGLR